One Desulfovibrio sp. ZJ209 genomic window carries:
- a CDS encoding rhamnan synthesis F family protein encodes MKHRDTGRNGMGITATASSPSSKSRRARRPRRLLLFVHYNKWGNLADYVVYLLKRVRKVYARIVFISNSPLSEEARRIVAGLCDEVRERENTGFDFYAWKVALDHEGPEGLARHDSVTLMNDTCFGPLFELEAVHREMEARGADFWGLTNHREELGDDPLATDGRIPEHIQSYFLCFNKKTALSAPFADFWRAVEPETGVEACIRKYETQLTPYLCRHGFKPAVLCDAAREEAEVSNVTTQEPGYLLQKKNPLLKVKAFFTYNPPETRYLFPLIRQHSRYPVSLIRDHLGRLVSPEVSVHIVSHDLPKKKRARAKPPRQRIAIHIHVFYPDILRQILTRITERLRARADIFLTTDSEAKAAECREMLAKEFPGLNLRKLVVCENLGRDVWPWLQVAPELAGYDMACHLHTKKAPTANRLFGELWLDELLESLLDRFEDIEDAFARQPGLGIVIPDIPSGFRFPPLPYSYEQDQDMKKLLPKVWARIGCTREVDFPNLSMLVFSYGNMFWYRPAALAPLWQTPWARRDIPEEPLPTNGTLLHALERLPVYVAWDQGYDYRISRQLETQPSGFQNERAFGEYRRLHAQAASRSTKPATLELLRAKMRRRLSPK; translated from the coding sequence ATGAAACACCGGGATACAGGACGGAACGGCATGGGCATAACGGCCACGGCTTCATCACCCTCATCCAAAAGCCGCCGCGCGCGGCGCCCCCGGCGGCTTCTCCTGTTTGTCCACTACAACAAGTGGGGCAACCTGGCGGATTATGTCGTCTACCTGTTGAAGCGGGTGCGCAAGGTCTATGCCCGCATCGTCTTCATCTCCAACAGCCCGCTCTCCGAAGAGGCGCGGCGCATAGTGGCCGGCCTGTGCGACGAGGTGCGTGAGCGGGAAAATACGGGCTTTGATTTTTATGCCTGGAAGGTCGCCCTCGACCATGAGGGGCCAGAGGGGCTCGCCCGCCATGACAGCGTGACCCTGATGAACGACACCTGCTTTGGGCCGCTCTTCGAACTTGAGGCCGTGCATCGCGAGATGGAGGCCCGGGGCGCGGACTTCTGGGGCCTCACCAACCACCGCGAAGAACTGGGCGATGACCCCCTGGCGACCGACGGGCGCATCCCCGAGCACATCCAGTCCTATTTTTTGTGTTTTAACAAGAAGACGGCCCTTTCGGCGCCCTTTGCCGATTTCTGGCGCGCTGTGGAACCCGAAACGGGGGTGGAGGCGTGCATCAGGAAATATGAAACCCAGCTGACGCCCTATCTCTGCCGGCATGGCTTTAAGCCGGCAGTTCTCTGCGACGCGGCAAGGGAGGAAGCCGAAGTTTCCAATGTCACCACCCAGGAACCGGGCTATCTGCTCCAGAAGAAAAACCCCCTTCTCAAGGTCAAGGCCTTTTTCACCTACAATCCGCCGGAAACAAGGTATCTCTTTCCGCTGATCCGGCAGCATTCCCGCTATCCTGTTTCCCTGATCCGTGACCACCTCGGGCGGCTGGTTTCGCCGGAGGTCTCCGTCCATATCGTGTCGCATGACCTCCCGAAAAAGAAGCGGGCGCGGGCGAAGCCACCAAGGCAGCGCATCGCCATCCATATCCATGTCTTCTATCCCGACATTCTGCGCCAAATCTTGACGCGCATCACGGAACGGCTCCGGGCCCGGGCGGATATTTTCCTCACCACCGACAGCGAAGCCAAGGCGGCGGAATGCAGGGAAATGCTCGCAAAGGAGTTTCCGGGGCTGAACCTTCGCAAGCTCGTGGTCTGCGAAAACCTGGGCCGCGATGTCTGGCCATGGCTGCAGGTGGCGCCGGAGCTTGCAGGGTATGACATGGCCTGCCACCTCCACACCAAGAAGGCCCCCACCGCAAACCGGCTTTTCGGGGAATTGTGGCTGGACGAACTGCTTGAGAGCCTGCTGGACCGGTTTGAGGACATTGAGGACGCCTTTGCGCGCCAGCCAGGACTGGGCATCGTGATTCCCGATATCCCCTCGGGCTTCAGGTTTCCCCCGCTCCCGTATTCCTATGAGCAGGACCAGGACATGAAAAAGCTTCTCCCAAAGGTATGGGCGCGTATCGGCTGCACCCGCGAGGTGGATTTTCCCAATCTGTCGATGCTGGTGTTCTCTTATGGCAACATGTTCTGGTATCGACCGGCCGCGCTGGCGCCCCTCTGGCAAACACCCTGGGCACGGCGCGACATTCCCGAAGAGCCCCTGCCCACCAACGGCACCCTGCTGCATGCGCTGGAGCGTCTCCCCGTCTATGTGGCCTGGGACCAGGGATATGACTACCGTATTTCGCGGCAGCTTGAGACGCAGCCCTCCGGCTTCCAGAACGAGCGGGCTTTCGGTGAGTATCGCAGGCTGCATGCCCAGGCGGCAAGCCGCAGCACAAAGCCCGCCACGCTGGAGCTGCTGCGCGCAAAGATGCGGCGCCGTCTTTCCCCCAAATAG
- a CDS encoding glycosyltransferase, with amino-acid sequence MSLSVCLYISTFLPGGAERQMVNLAGELGRRGHHVVLLHAQKDMRQAHYLEALGESGVEIVNVMSPDFLKQGIRLSREHADFFGHIPAPHTLKTGILFLAGAFARFRPHVVHSYLDAPNCAAGCAAVLAGVPAHLASFRNVDPQTLARDFAELTRRMYRYLIDRASPHFEANSRAGALHYARWLAIDPELVAYAPNGIDPALTPGRPRQEAGELRKALGLPPASPIVLTLARFSEEKSPAAMLDIFSRLLPQQPDCHYLIAGTKMTDEDEMGAMVRAAGLEGRVHLLGVQNDVAALLSAADVFLLPSRLEGFPNAIMEAMAAGLPVVASNVGGIPDLVRHGQEGFLHEAGDVDAMAASVLALLDDAALRARLGAAGRQRITEEFSLKKLGDRVLQRYETLLAEAPCKGC; translated from the coding sequence GTGTCCTTAAGCGTCTGTCTTTACATCTCCACCTTCCTGCCGGGAGGCGCCGAGCGGCAGATGGTGAACCTCGCCGGCGAACTGGGCCGGCGCGGGCACCATGTGGTGTTGCTCCATGCGCAAAAGGACATGCGGCAGGCGCATTACCTGGAGGCCCTTGGGGAAAGCGGCGTCGAGATCGTCAATGTGATGTCGCCGGACTTTCTCAAGCAAGGCATACGCCTCTCCCGGGAGCATGCCGATTTTTTCGGCCATATCCCGGCGCCGCACACGCTGAAGACCGGGATACTTTTCCTTGCGGGGGCCTTTGCCCGCTTCCGGCCCCATGTCGTCCATTCCTATCTCGACGCGCCCAACTGCGCAGCGGGCTGCGCCGCCGTCCTGGCCGGCGTGCCCGCGCACCTGGCATCCTTTCGCAATGTTGACCCGCAAACCCTCGCCCGTGACTTCGCGGAGCTTACGCGCCGGATGTACCGCTACCTGATTGACCGTGCCTCCCCGCACTTTGAGGCCAACTCCAGGGCTGGCGCGCTCCACTATGCCCGCTGGCTCGCTATCGACCCCGAGCTGGTCGCCTATGCCCCCAACGGCATAGACCCGGCCCTCACCCCCGGGCGCCCAAGGCAGGAAGCCGGCGAACTGCGCAAGGCATTGGGCTTGCCGCCGGCTTCTCCCATCGTGCTGACTCTCGCGCGGTTTTCCGAAGAAAAGTCCCCGGCTGCCATGCTCGATATTTTTAGCCGCCTCCTTCCCCAGCAGCCGGACTGTCATTATCTTATTGCCGGCACAAAGATGACCGATGAGGACGAAATGGGCGCCATGGTGCGCGCGGCCGGCCTTGAGGGGCGGGTGCACCTGCTCGGTGTGCAGAACGATGTGGCGGCGCTGCTCTCCGCCGCTGATGTCTTCCTCCTGCCTTCCCGGCTGGAGGGCTTCCCCAATGCCATCATGGAGGCCATGGCAGCGGGCCTCCCGGTGGTGGCGAGCAATGTGGGCGGCATTCCGGACCTCGTGCGCCACGGACAGGAGGGTTTTCTGCACGAAGCAGGGGACGTGGACGCCATGGCGGCAAGCGTGCTGGCCCTGCTGGACGACGCCGCCTTGCGGGCCCGTCTCGGCGCCGCCGGGCGGCAAAGAATAACGGAGGAGTTCAGCCTGAAGAAACTGGGCGACCGTGTGCTCCAAAGATACGAGACGCTGCTCGCCGAGGCGCCCTGCAAGGGATGCTGA
- a CDS encoding glycosyltransferase family 2 protein has translation MQPHVSLIIPVHNAEPFLERCLDSAAAQTEPELEIICVDDASTDASAAMLDARAGADSRFRVVHRPVNGGESAARNHGVALARGEYLAFLDHDDMLEPDACRLLYEAARATGADIVRGRVKTVDYEGQASLSPLQLHKDIHDTSRFFFNIDWWSAIYRAGLVQGKLRFDESYALGADMVFLTEALIATPRLRCVDDLVYTHFLLPDSGASLTLSQEKIRSTIASRLRIVELLHGAHIDVADPDGYIYKLWQCFENGVDVLYNRCRDSESRALCCDYLYALKNIHRYPQALLEALKKNFEPLFPFFARDGKDFLLTIVKQYADLHSGAGSSAMVRGKLRCLAAQALAAGRPQKRGRGPAPA, from the coding sequence ATGCAGCCGCATGTTTCCCTCATTATTCCCGTCCATAACGCGGAGCCCTTTCTGGAGCGCTGTCTCGACAGTGCCGCCGCGCAAACCGAGCCAGAGCTTGAAATCATCTGCGTGGACGACGCCTCCACGGACGCCAGCGCCGCCATGCTGGACGCGCGCGCCGGGGCCGACAGCCGCTTCCGCGTGGTGCACCGGCCGGTCAATGGCGGCGAATCCGCCGCGCGGAATCACGGTGTCGCCCTCGCGCGTGGCGAGTACCTTGCCTTCCTCGACCACGACGACATGCTCGAGCCGGACGCGTGCCGGCTGCTCTACGAGGCGGCAAGGGCAACCGGCGCCGACATCGTGCGCGGCCGGGTGAAGACCGTTGATTATGAGGGCCAGGCGAGCCTTTCGCCCTTGCAGTTGCACAAGGACATCCATGACACTAGCCGCTTTTTTTTCAATATTGACTGGTGGAGCGCCATCTACCGCGCGGGCCTCGTGCAGGGCAAACTGCGTTTTGACGAGAGCTATGCCCTCGGCGCGGACATGGTCTTTCTCACCGAAGCGCTGATCGCCACACCCCGGCTCCGCTGTGTCGATGATCTTGTCTATACACATTTTTTACTGCCGGACAGCGGCGCATCGCTCACCCTTTCGCAGGAAAAAATCCGGTCCACCATTGCTTCACGGCTGCGCATCGTCGAGCTGCTGCACGGGGCCCATATTGATGTCGCCGACCCGGATGGCTACATATATAAACTCTGGCAATGCTTCGAGAATGGCGTTGATGTACTGTATAACAGGTGCAGGGACAGCGAAAGCCGCGCTCTCTGCTGCGACTACCTCTATGCCCTAAAAAATATCCACCGCTATCCACAGGCCTTATTGGAAGCACTCAAAAAGAATTTTGAACCGCTCTTCCCCTTCTTTGCCCGGGACGGCAAAGATTTTCTGCTGACCATCGTAAAACAGTATGCCGACCTTCATTCGGGTGCCGGCTCCTCGGCCATGGTGCGAGGCAAATTGCGTTGCCTGGCCGCGCAGGCGCTGGCCGCAGGACGCCCGCAGAAACGGGGGCGTGGGCCAGCCCCGGCGTGA
- a CDS encoding PqqD family protein: MATYALNESKMFSDIADGIAIIINSETGIYYGMNSLGTAVFDALMAGASAEAVLAALKALPGAPADMDARLTAFVDKLKEFDIVLDGNDGAGAVEVSIDAPVAEADEFALMVEEYNDAQELLLADPIHEVKEDTGWQPDKDALETDEATVQQKESKLEQ, encoded by the coding sequence ATGGCCACCTATGCCCTGAATGAAAGCAAGATGTTCAGCGATATCGCCGACGGCATCGCCATCATCATCAATTCCGAGACCGGCATCTACTATGGCATGAACAGCCTGGGCACGGCCGTCTTCGACGCGCTCATGGCCGGCGCCTCCGCCGAGGCCGTGCTCGCCGCGCTCAAGGCGCTGCCCGGCGCCCCGGCGGACATGGACGCGCGCCTCACGGCCTTTGTGGACAAGCTGAAGGAATTTGACATCGTCCTCGATGGCAATGACGGCGCCGGCGCCGTGGAGGTGAGCATCGACGCCCCGGTGGCCGAGGCGGATGAATTCGCCCTCATGGTGGAGGAATACAACGACGCCCAGGAGCTGCTCCTCGCCGACCCCATCCACGAAGTGAAGGAAGATACCGGCTGGCAGCCGGACAAGGACGCCCTCGAAACGGACGAGGCGACCGTCCAGCAAAAAGAGTCCAAGCTGGAGCAGTAG
- the asnB gene encoding asparagine synthase (glutamine-hydrolyzing), which translates to MCGITGFYNLAGILPSLENAEGILARMTRVLAHRGPDGEGLWLDADAGIALGHRRLSIRDTSLAGAQPMRSHDGRYVLTYNGEIYNAEDLRREVEAAAGQTIPWRGRSDTEVFLEACAVLGVGRALEQSIGMFAFGLWDARERTLILGRDRFGIKPLYWAVCDNQLLFGSELKALHQHPDFHPDIDRHMLAAFFRSGYLPPPLTLFSGVHQLKPGHLLRVRPGDAPQEEEWWSARKVALAGVANRVRDHRGALDELHALLRDAVSRRLVSDVPIGAFLSGGIDSSLVVALMQEASPTPVRTYSIGFEQAELNEAPYAKAIAEALGTVHTELYVTGEDAIRLIPQLPHIYDGPFADSSQMPTFFLSQLTRRDVTVALSGDGGDELFGGYAQAGCTLPRKIPVGLSRSVFYQRNHFGRWMGLNPVPGGRAPSAYFVQGIADSMLENDAELTQLIDTEHYLPGDILTKVDRASMAVSLEVRPPLLDHRIYALAWRMPPELRRACGKGKWPLRHILDHYVSPVLTDRPKQGFGCPLLLWLRGPLREWAESLLAPDRLRREGWLNPDAVARMWRDTLAGKVYVDGIWAALMFQAWREAQAGAE; encoded by the coding sequence ATGTGCGGTATCACCGGGTTCTATAATCTTGCAGGTATCCTGCCCTCCCTTGAAAACGCCGAGGGCATCCTTGCGCGCATGACGCGCGTGCTAGCCCACCGAGGCCCCGACGGCGAGGGCCTGTGGCTGGACGCGGACGCCGGCATCGCCCTCGGGCACAGGCGCCTCTCCATCCGCGACACCAGCCTGGCCGGCGCGCAGCCCATGCGCTCCCACGACGGCCGCTATGTGCTCACCTACAATGGCGAGATCTACAATGCGGAGGACCTGCGCCGGGAGGTTGAGGCCGCTGCCGGGCAGACCATCCCGTGGCGCGGCCGCTCGGATACGGAGGTCTTTCTCGAGGCCTGCGCCGTGCTCGGCGTGGGCCGCGCCCTTGAGCAAAGCATCGGCATGTTCGCCTTTGGCCTTTGGGACGCCAGGGAGCGTACACTTATCCTCGGCCGCGACCGCTTTGGCATCAAGCCGCTCTACTGGGCCGTGTGCGACAACCAGCTGCTTTTCGGCTCCGAGCTCAAGGCGCTTCACCAGCACCCGGATTTCCATCCCGACATCGACCGGCACATGCTGGCGGCCTTTTTCCGCAGCGGCTACCTGCCGCCGCCCCTGACCCTGTTTTCCGGGGTTCACCAGCTCAAGCCCGGCCACCTGCTCCGCGTCCGCCCAGGCGACGCCCCGCAGGAAGAAGAATGGTGGAGCGCCCGCAAGGTGGCGCTCGCCGGGGTGGCAAACCGCGTGCGTGACCACCGCGGGGCTCTGGACGAGCTGCACGCCCTCTTGCGGGACGCGGTCTCCCGCCGCCTGGTGTCCGATGTGCCCATCGGCGCCTTCCTCTCCGGGGGCATCGACTCCTCCCTCGTGGTCGCCCTCATGCAGGAGGCTTCCCCCACCCCGGTGCGTACCTACAGTATCGGCTTCGAGCAGGCGGAACTCAATGAGGCTCCCTATGCCAAGGCCATAGCCGAGGCCCTGGGCACGGTGCATACGGAACTTTATGTCACCGGCGAGGACGCCATCAGGCTCATTCCCCAATTGCCACACATCTATGACGGCCCCTTTGCGGACAGCTCGCAGATGCCCACGTTTTTCCTCTCGCAACTGACAAGACGTGACGTTACCGTGGCCCTGTCCGGCGACGGTGGTGACGAACTCTTTGGCGGCTATGCGCAGGCAGGCTGTACGCTCCCGCGCAAAATCCCCGTGGGGCTCAGCCGCTCCGTCTTCTACCAGCGCAACCACTTCGGCCGCTGGATGGGATTGAACCCCGTGCCCGGGGGAAGGGCGCCTTCGGCCTACTTCGTTCAGGGCATTGCGGACAGCATGCTGGAGAACGACGCGGAGCTTACCCAGCTCATCGACACCGAGCATTATCTGCCCGGCGACATCCTGACCAAGGTGGATCGCGCCTCCATGGCTGTCTCCCTTGAGGTACGCCCGCCTCTGCTCGACCACCGCATCTATGCGCTTGCCTGGCGCATGCCGCCCGAGCTCAGGCGCGCCTGCGGCAAGGGCAAGTGGCCCCTGCGGCACATCCTTGACCACTATGTTTCCCCCGTGCTGACGGATCGCCCCAAGCAGGGCTTTGGCTGCCCGCTCCTGCTCTGGCTGCGCGGGCCTTTGCGCGAGTGGGCGGAGAGTCTGCTGGCGCCCGACCGCCTGCGCAGGGAAGGCTGGCTGAACCCGGATGCGGTGGCCCGGATGTGGAGGGATACCCTCGCGGGCAAGGTATATGTGGATGGAATTTGGGCCGCATTGATGTTCCAGGCCTGGCGGGAAGCCCAGGCCGGCGCCGAATGA
- a CDS encoding glycosyltransferase has product MSQRQPRWLQLGYSTMPLKICLHISTFNPGGAERQIVNLARELAGRGQRVTLLHEQKDVQKTHYLDAIREKGVELVYAFAPDFLKQGIMQSRRRPEFFGNIPAARSIRMVILYLAGALAQLKPDIVHSYLDLTNCTGGCAAFLAEAPVHLASFRNVDPRTGRFPWADLTLPLYRYLLANTSQYFEANSRAGVLHYARWLDIDPGSIAYTPNGIDPSVYMSPGAGSPRELREALALPPAAPIVMTLARFSQEKSPEAMLDIFARVHAAHPEAHYVIAGSGMTDDGEMGAMVRERGLEGTVHLLGVRSDVAPLLSCADVFLLPSRVEGFPNAIMEAMTAGVPVVASNVGGVPDLVRHGEDGFLHEAGDVEGMAESVRRLLADTETRTRLGNGGRQRILEEFSLQKLGDRVLARYAELLEKSGR; this is encoded by the coding sequence ATGAGCCAGCGGCAGCCCCGCTGGCTTCAACTCGGGTATTCCACCATGCCATTGAAAATTTGTCTGCATATCTCCACATTCAATCCCGGCGGGGCAGAACGGCAGATCGTCAATCTCGCGCGCGAACTCGCCGGCCGGGGGCAGCGGGTGACGCTGCTCCACGAGCAAAAAGATGTGCAAAAGACGCATTATCTTGATGCCATCCGCGAAAAGGGGGTGGAGCTTGTCTATGCCTTTGCCCCGGACTTTCTCAAGCAGGGCATCATGCAATCCCGGCGCCGCCCTGAATTTTTCGGGAATATTCCTGCCGCGCGCTCCATACGGATGGTCATCCTCTATCTGGCGGGAGCCCTGGCCCAGCTCAAGCCCGATATCGTCCATTCGTATCTCGACCTGACAAATTGCACAGGTGGCTGCGCCGCCTTTCTGGCTGAGGCGCCTGTGCACCTGGCCTCGTTCCGCAATGTGGACCCCCGCACAGGCCGCTTCCCCTGGGCCGACCTCACCCTGCCGCTCTACCGGTATCTCCTGGCCAATACCTCACAGTATTTCGAGGCCAATTCAAGAGCCGGCGTGCTGCATTATGCCCGCTGGCTCGATATCGACCCCGGGAGCATCGCCTACACGCCCAACGGCATCGACCCGTCCGTTTATATGTCCCCGGGCGCCGGTTCGCCCCGGGAACTGCGCGAGGCTTTGGCACTGCCCCCGGCAGCGCCCATTGTCATGACGCTCGCGCGGTTCTCCCAGGAAAAATCCCCCGAGGCCATGCTGGATATCTTCGCGCGTGTGCATGCCGCACACCCCGAAGCGCACTATGTCATCGCCGGCTCCGGGATGACCGATGACGGAGAAATGGGCGCCATGGTGCGCGAGCGCGGGCTCGAGGGCACGGTGCACCTGCTTGGCGTGCGCAGCGATGTGGCGCCCCTTTTATCCTGCGCCGACGTGTTTCTGCTGCCCTCAAGGGTGGAGGGCTTTCCCAATGCCATTATGGAGGCCATGACGGCAGGGGTGCCCGTGGTGGCCAGCAATGTGGGCGGCGTCCCCGACCTCGTGCGCCACGGCGAAGACGGCTTCCTGCATGAGGCCGGGGATGTGGAAGGCATGGCCGAAAGCGTGCGGAGGCTCCTGGCCGATACGGAAACGCGCACGCGGCTCGGCAACGGCGGACGCCAGAGGATCTTGGAGGAGTTCAGCCTGCAAAAACTGGGCGACCGTGTCCTTGCCAGGTATGCGGAGCTCCTTGAAAAATCCGGCCGCTGA
- a CDS encoding nucleotidyltransferase family protein, whose amino-acid sequence MNRLPENAALRRLVAKLCGTHLNARDQCLLDFRFAKAPTQAMLDDCLAQCDIEAMGSSKSILLAYARREHPELVFSDYAGPRIDGLIRFFHFANTKTLAHFSRIGKALNQAGIPILLFKGAAMRALRPELPRPMGDADILIPAERIDEATRIGEGLGYLHTREESKHAVDFHTEAESAVDVHHSIFDPDRDYTAFHQGLFDRAKPVTVFGVDVLLPSREDLCFLVMANLTKNLREHTTLHSIYFSLEDCAWLQRDSPLNWDIVREDAVASGHEVETSLAAAFMNAAVPGLFPEPEELFPELRGIEDFCNLVIFDEDYFLPRQRHCQAIRVVDLKNEPWRHGSRILKFLLLKKLRGYPAFVRWYLAHKRGIVSHAF is encoded by the coding sequence ATGAACCGTCTGCCGGAAAACGCGGCCCTGCGGCGCCTGGTGGCCAAGCTATGCGGCACCCACCTCAATGCGCGGGACCAGTGCCTGCTGGACTTTCGCTTTGCCAAGGCGCCCACCCAGGCCATGCTCGATGATTGCCTCGCGCAATGCGACATCGAGGCCATGGGCTCGAGCAAGAGCATCCTGCTCGCCTATGCCCGGCGCGAGCACCCCGAGCTCGTCTTTTCCGATTACGCGGGCCCGCGCATCGACGGGCTCATCCGCTTCTTCCATTTCGCCAACACCAAGACGCTCGCCCACTTCTCCAGGATCGGCAAGGCGCTGAACCAGGCCGGCATCCCCATCCTGCTCTTCAAGGGCGCGGCCATGCGGGCGCTTAGGCCCGAGCTTCCCCGCCCCATGGGCGACGCGGACATCCTCATCCCGGCCGAACGCATCGACGAGGCCACGCGCATCGGCGAGGGCCTCGGCTACCTGCACACCCGCGAAGAGTCGAAACACGCGGTGGACTTCCACACCGAGGCAGAAAGCGCCGTGGACGTGCATCACTCCATCTTCGACCCGGACCGGGACTACACGGCCTTCCACCAAGGCCTCTTCGACCGCGCGAAGCCGGTCACGGTGTTCGGGGTGGACGTGCTGCTGCCCTCGCGCGAAGACCTCTGCTTCCTGGTCATGGCCAACCTGACCAAGAACCTGCGCGAACACACCACCCTGCACAGCATCTACTTTTCGCTTGAAGACTGCGCGTGGCTCCAGCGCGACAGCCCCCTCAACTGGGACATCGTGCGCGAGGACGCCGTGGCGAGCGGCCACGAGGTGGAGACGAGCCTCGCCGCGGCCTTCATGAACGCGGCCGTGCCCGGTCTCTTCCCCGAGCCCGAAGAGCTCTTCCCCGAGCTTCGCGGCATCGAGGACTTCTGCAACCTCGTCATCTTCGACGAGGACTATTTCCTGCCGCGCCAGCGCCATTGCCAGGCCATCCGCGTGGTGGACCTCAAGAACGAGCCGTGGCGCCACGGCAGCCGCATCCTCAAGTTCCTGCTGCTGAAAAAACTGCGCGGATACCCGGCCTTCGTGCGCTGGTACCTCGCCCACAAGAGGGGGATCGTGAGCCATGCGTTTTGA
- a CDS encoding glycosyltransferase family 2 protein, protein MANSQKVSVIVPVHNTEKWLPRCLDCLSHQALPGLEILCIDDASTDGSWDILQAYARKDPRFRLLRNAVNEGAGASRNRGLDAARGEYVGFVDSDDFVFLSFYKLLYEAARGADIVKGDIWGFDNEKEEVRPRPHYSLNALVRENRNWFSIGFTSAIFKRELIKRHGIRFPEQMQTMEDPCFTIDCVLKANAVNVVDDAIYVYAENPHSVTCTIQGATVAAATMRACLLIGEMVKNAGVSTQHMPVIAFLAQMLQGVALVPDATDEDIRPLTDMLTGLYEASGLQQEFLYSCTRSLRKKIFAINARNEFFLRHENEMTQSVESQMHRLRRVQMLKTTMRRPGRPG, encoded by the coding sequence ATGGCAAACAGCCAGAAAGTCTCGGTCATAGTCCCCGTCCATAACACGGAGAAGTGGCTCCCGCGCTGCCTGGACTGCCTCAGCCACCAGGCGCTGCCGGGGCTGGAAATTCTCTGTATCGACGATGCCTCCACGGATGGCTCGTGGGACATCCTTCAGGCATATGCGCGAAAAGACCCGCGCTTCCGCCTGTTGCGCAACGCCGTCAACGAAGGCGCGGGCGCCAGCAGGAACCGCGGGCTCGATGCGGCCCGCGGGGAATATGTGGGCTTCGTGGACAGCGATGATTTCGTGTTCCTCTCGTTTTACAAGCTGCTCTATGAGGCGGCGCGGGGTGCCGATATCGTCAAGGGGGACATCTGGGGCTTCGACAACGAAAAGGAAGAGGTGCGCCCGAGGCCGCACTATAGCCTCAATGCGCTGGTCCGGGAAAACAGGAACTGGTTCTCCATCGGCTTCACCTCGGCCATTTTCAAGAGGGAGCTTATCAAGCGCCACGGCATCCGCTTTCCCGAGCAAATGCAGACCATGGAAGACCCCTGCTTCACCATCGACTGCGTGCTCAAGGCCAATGCTGTCAACGTGGTCGATGACGCCATCTATGTATATGCGGAAAATCCGCACTCGGTCACCTGCACCATTCAGGGCGCCACGGTGGCGGCCGCGACCATGCGGGCCTGCCTCCTTATCGGGGAGATGGTCAAGAACGCCGGGGTCTCGACGCAGCACATGCCGGTCATCGCCTTCCTGGCGCAGATGCTTCAGGGCGTCGCCCTGGTGCCCGACGCCACGGATGAGGACATCCGGCCCCTCACGGACATGCTCACCGGGCTGTATGAAGCCTCGGGGCTGCAGCAGGAATTTCTGTATTCCTGCACCCGATCCCTGCGCAAAAAAATTTTTGCCATCAATGCCAGAAATGAATTTTTCCTGCGCCATGAGAATGAAATGACGCAAAGCGTCGAGAGCCAGATGCACCGACTGCGCCGCGTGCAGATGCTCAAGACGACGATGCGCAGGCCGGGGCGCCCGGGCTAG
- a CDS encoding methyltransferase domain-containing protein produces MYESRPSLRAYTKSLLKPSETGIEIGGGYNPLATRKEGYSIYSIDHATREELVEKYKNDGNVRHLLDNIQHVDAVDNGREFRDLLGLDRGVDYIVGIHNFEHIPNPIRFLQRCENALADKGKICLVIPDRRGTFDYYRPYSTIGQWMEAYKENHAIHSFSSLYNYYAYATDGNGDYGTVNFLRPPHVVHELVEDLYTQDAYNDAHGFVYTPASFAFLISYIQKIGLTTLGVDRILVPENSNFEFLAILKKNIETKPEMLKEYAINMVGENINHRRDFRQAPAAAPAPRVPLRRQVYERIRASHPVAAKVLYPLGKVMWRMYKKVKP; encoded by the coding sequence ATGTATGAATCCCGACCTTCCCTTCGCGCCTATACAAAATCCTTGCTCAAGCCCTCCGAGACGGGCATTGAAATTGGCGGCGGCTACAATCCCCTTGCCACAAGAAAGGAAGGCTATTCCATCTATTCCATTGATCACGCGACAAGGGAAGAGCTGGTTGAAAAATATAAAAACGATGGCAATGTCAGGCACCTGCTGGACAACATCCAGCATGTGGATGCCGTGGATAACGGCAGGGAATTTCGGGATCTCCTCGGGCTCGATCGCGGCGTCGACTATATTGTGGGCATCCATAACTTTGAGCACATCCCCAATCCCATCCGCTTCTTGCAGAGATGTGAGAACGCGCTGGCCGACAAGGGCAAAATCTGCCTCGTCATTCCTGACCGGCGTGGGACCTTCGACTACTATCGGCCCTACTCGACCATAGGCCAATGGATGGAGGCCTATAAAGAAAACCATGCCATCCATTCCTTTTCCTCCTTATATAACTATTACGCCTATGCGACCGACGGCAATGGCGACTACGGAACAGTAAACTTCCTTCGCCCTCCCCATGTGGTCCATGAACTCGTTGAGGATCTTTACACGCAAGACGCGTATAATGACGCCCACGGTTTTGTATATACTCCCGCAAGTTTTGCCTTTTTAATTTCCTATATTCAAAAGATCGGATTGACCACCCTGGGCGTCGACAGGATTCTCGTTCCCGAAAACAGCAATTTTGAATTTTTGGCGATCTTGAAGAAAAATATTGAAACAAAGCCGGAAATGCTCAAGGAATATGCCATAAACATGGTGGGCGAGAACATCAACCACCGGCGGGACTTTCGCCAGGCGCCCGCGGCAGCCCCCGCGCCGCGGGTGCCCTTGCGCCGGCAGGTGTATGAACGCATCCGGGCCTCGCATCCCGTGGCGGCCAAAGTCCTGTATCCTCTCGGCAAGGTCATGTGGCGCATGTACAAGAAGGTAAAGCCGTAG